The proteins below are encoded in one region of Williamsoniiplasma luminosum:
- a CDS encoding coiled-coil domain-containing protein, with the protein MKKDISFIIKYEKGEIDVDGTISLEEMKFMADNMSTKEGIEFGQDFMHTMKQYGSVFPKKAKKPIKKPDPTNELFKLTKAELVDMVQNIMGVVNTLREELQLAQAEIKILRQELAQTKQELAQTKQELAQTKEELQLAHIEIKRLKDKYEPDFL; encoded by the coding sequence ATGAAAAAAGATATTTCATTTATAATTAAATATGAAAAAGGCGAAATAGATGTCGATGGGACAATTAGTTTAGAGGAAATGAAATTTATGGCTGATAATATGAGCACAAAAGAAGGAATTGAATTTGGCCAAGATTTTATGCATACTATGAAACAATATGGAAGCGTATTTCCAAAAAAGGCAAAAAAACCAATTAAGAAACCAGATCCAACAAATGAATTATTTAAGTTAACTAAGGCTGAATTGGTTGATATGGTGCAAAACATAATGGGTGTTGTGAATACTTTAAGAGAAGAATTGCAATTAGCACAAGCTGAAATCAAAATTTTAAGACAGGAACTTGCTCAAACCAAACAAGAACTTGCTCAAACCAAACAAGAACTTGCTCAAACAAAAGAAGAACTACAATTAGCACATATTGAAATCAAACGTTTAAAAGATAAATATGAACCCGATTTCCTTTAA
- the gpmI gene encoding 2,3-bisphosphoglycerate-independent phosphoglycerate mutase, which produces MRIKQPVLLAILDGWGIADEHDKGNAVAQANMTFVKQLQTKYPWVQAHASGEWVGLPEGQMGNSEVGHIHLGAGRIKFESLAKLNNEVKTNQIATNKEIVDAFEFVKTNHTTLHLMGMFSDGGVHSHMNHMMAVYQAAVNFGLTKIAFDLFTDGRDTQPKVAKNYLQTLLDLIKQNNNIGVIASINGRYFAMDRDKRFERSAEAYRAMVSQNDVNSFTDPIAYLESEYNLGKDDEMITPAYNRNNPLGGILPFDAVIFTNFRPDRAIQIASIMTNENYPAWNYSSFQELHFIGDQIRFVSMMKYADSVTSPHIAYPPTPLTNTLGQYLADQGYKQLRIAETEKIAHVTFFFDGGNDYFKNGLAKPNEITLNGASLDLIPSPKVATYDLKPEMSAKEITDQLLIEIEKNEFDLIVLNFANADMVGHTGDEQAAIQAVKVLDQQLERIYDSFVTKHNGIMVITADHGNAEIMIDETGQPNKKHTTQNVPIIITADVEMRSRDAGIADVAPTILDLMYIEIPSEMTQPSLILKK; this is translated from the coding sequence ATGAGAATTAAACAACCAGTTTTATTAGCGATTTTAGATGGATGAGGAATCGCTGATGAACATGATAAAGGCAATGCTGTGGCGCAAGCCAACATGACTTTTGTCAAACAATTACAAACTAAATATCCATGAGTTCAAGCTCATGCATCAGGTGAATGAGTCGGACTTCCAGAAGGACAAATGGGAAATTCTGAAGTTGGTCATATTCATCTTGGGGCAGGACGCATCAAATTTGAATCGTTGGCCAAACTAAATAATGAAGTTAAAACAAATCAAATTGCGACAAACAAAGAAATCGTTGATGCTTTTGAATTTGTCAAAACCAATCATACAACTCTCCATTTAATGGGGATGTTTTCTGATGGTGGGGTCCATTCACATATGAATCACATGATGGCTGTTTATCAAGCTGCTGTCAATTTTGGTTTAACCAAAATTGCCTTTGATTTATTTACAGATGGTCGAGACACCCAACCAAAAGTTGCTAAAAATTATCTACAAACTTTATTAGATCTAATCAAACAAAACAACAATATTGGAGTGATAGCTTCAATTAATGGACGTTATTTTGCAATGGATCGTGATAAACGTTTTGAACGTAGTGCTGAAGCTTATCGAGCAATGGTCTCACAAAACGATGTCAATTCGTTTACTGATCCAATTGCTTATCTTGAATCAGAATACAATTTAGGCAAGGATGATGAAATGATTACCCCAGCTTATAATAGAAATAATCCACTTGGGGGTATCTTACCATTTGATGCTGTGATTTTTACCAATTTTAGACCTGATCGTGCGATTCAAATAGCTTCAATCATGACCAATGAAAACTATCCTGCTTGAAATTATTCATCATTTCAAGAATTGCATTTTATTGGTGATCAAATTCGTTTTGTTTCAATGATGAAATATGCCGATTCAGTGACTTCACCCCACATTGCTTACCCACCAACTCCATTAACAAATACCCTTGGTCAATATTTAGCAGATCAAGGTTATAAGCAATTAAGAATTGCTGAAACTGAAAAAATTGCCCACGTGACATTTTTCTTTGATGGGGGAAATGATTATTTCAAAAATGGTTTAGCTAAACCAAATGAAATTACTTTGAATGGGGCTAGTTTGGATTTAATCCCTTCCCCAAAAGTGGCAACTTATGATTTAAAACCAGAAATGTCAGCCAAAGAAATTACTGACCAGTTATTAATTGAAATTGAAAAAAATGAATTTGACTTGATTGTTTTGAATTTTGCCAACGCTGATATGGTTGGGCATACTGGAGATGAACAAGCAGCAATTCAAGCTGTCAAAGTTTTAGACCAGCAACTGGAAAGAATTTATGATAGTTTTGTGACCAAACATAATGGGATTATGGTGATCACAGCTGATCATGGAAATGCTGAAATTATGATTGATGAAACTGGGCAACCAAATAAAAAACATACCACCCAAAATGTTCCAATTATTATTACAGCTGATGTTGAAATGAGAAGTCGGGATGCTGGAATTGCTGATGTTGCACCAACAATTTTAGATTTGATGTACATTGAAATCCCTTCAGAAATGACTCAGCCATCATTAATTTTGAAGAAATAA